In [Limnothrix rosea] IAM M-220, a single window of DNA contains:
- a CDS encoding WD40 repeat domain-containing serine/threonine-protein kinase: MVYCLNYRCPNPENPDGGNFCLHCGQKLWLGDRYSGLSLMQQGIKGRTILGLDRRTNPVSYCVIKQSLVTESVMPQEFLAEFKQNLTQLQKLGDRREFPTLLYAVVPKTLADLSNIPTLVFEKVAGESLLQRFNRDGRFSEGKLIELLEAILPLLQIIHDHQLIHRDLSPKNLIFTPEGYWAIVDFTAAKATSKVASAQPGTLIGSGIYTAPEQLHGKSYPASDLYSLGVICIELLTMMHPFELFGDTESRWVWRDYLMTPVSDRLATLLDSLISDRIGDRPISAQAALHQLQAKNPTPLPKFPPKTNNPPPIATIESTAPERSPQPQEKWHCIKTMQGHQGYISDLNFDETGKFLASAAADQTIRVWNMEYRWEVACLRGHRGIVSAALFLGSQVISSSWDYTVRLWDWRSNTESDRLEKQQTWLVGLALLDDNHQLATLGADHHIALWDLKTKTFIESWSANRSQLLHADGFSPVVVSANDHDLYLWQNQTAISTLSGHLGKITAFQISANGKFLISTSEDKTIRVWSVRTQSCDKIYPVSHPIQSLAIFPNKRFFAAGDDQGTLHIWQIGQEQPLISLAGHGGAIQAIAISPDSQTIATGGQDKTIKIWRFGIQ; encoded by the coding sequence ATGGTTTATTGTCTCAACTACCGCTGTCCTAATCCTGAGAACCCCGATGGGGGAAATTTTTGTCTACATTGTGGGCAAAAATTATGGCTCGGCGATCGCTATAGCGGTCTTAGCCTAATGCAGCAGGGCATCAAAGGGCGGACAATTCTCGGCTTGGATCGCAGGACAAATCCTGTCAGCTACTGTGTGATCAAGCAATCGCTCGTAACAGAAAGTGTGATGCCGCAGGAGTTTCTCGCTGAATTTAAACAAAATCTGACCCAACTTCAAAAGCTTGGCGATCGCCGCGAATTTCCCACACTTTTGTACGCTGTTGTGCCAAAAACCTTGGCAGACTTGAGTAATATTCCGACCCTAGTTTTCGAGAAAGTGGCTGGAGAATCCCTATTACAACGGTTTAACCGCGATGGACGATTTAGTGAAGGAAAGCTCATTGAATTACTCGAAGCAATTTTGCCGTTGTTGCAAATAATCCACGACCATCAGCTTATCCATCGTGATCTAAGTCCAAAAAACCTAATTTTCACCCCAGAAGGCTACTGGGCAATTGTTGATTTCACCGCCGCGAAAGCCACCTCAAAGGTTGCTAGTGCTCAACCCGGTACGCTCATTGGTTCTGGTATTTACACCGCGCCGGAACAGCTCCACGGCAAAAGTTATCCCGCCAGCGATTTATATAGTCTTGGGGTAATTTGCATTGAGCTACTGACCATGATGCATCCCTTTGAACTCTTTGGAGATACCGAGAGTCGTTGGGTTTGGCGGGATTATTTAATGACACCCGTTAGCGATCGCCTCGCCACATTACTCGATAGTTTAATTTCCGACCGGATCGGCGATCGCCCCATTTCCGCCCAAGCCGCCCTCCACCAATTACAAGCCAAAAATCCGACCCCGCTCCCTAAATTCCCACCAAAAACAAACAACCCTCCACCCATCGCCACCATAGAATCCACCGCCCCTGAACGCTCTCCCCAGCCCCAAGAAAAATGGCATTGCATCAAAACCATGCAGGGGCATCAAGGCTATATCAGCGATTTAAACTTTGACGAAACAGGTAAATTTCTCGCGAGTGCCGCCGCCGATCAAACGATTCGTGTCTGGAATATGGAATACCGCTGGGAAGTGGCTTGCCTGCGGGGACATCGTGGTATTGTTTCGGCAGCTTTATTTTTAGGCTCCCAAGTGATTTCAAGCAGCTGGGACTATACCGTCCGTCTCTGGGATTGGCGCTCCAACACAGAAAGCGATCGCCTCGAAAAACAACAGACATGGCTTGTCGGATTAGCATTACTTGACGATAACCATCAGCTGGCAACCCTCGGCGCAGATCACCATATCGCCCTGTGGGATCTAAAAACAAAAACCTTCATTGAAAGTTGGTCGGCAAACCGCTCACAACTACTGCATGCCGATGGTTTTTCCCCAGTTGTTGTGAGTGCAAATGATCACGATTTATATCTTTGGCAAAATCAAACAGCGATTAGCACCCTATCTGGCCATCTCGGCAAAATTACGGCCTTTCAAATTAGCGCCAACGGCAAATTTTTGATTAGTACCAGCGAAGATAAAACCATTAGAGTTTGGTCAGTGCGCACCCAATCTTGCGACAAAATCTATCCCGTCAGTCATCCCATCCAGTCCCTCGCTATTTTTCCCAATAAACGCTTTTTTGCCGCAGGAGATGACCAAGGTACATTACATATTTGGCAAATTGGACAAGAACAGCCCCTAATTAGTCTCGCTGGCCATGGGGGCGCAATTCAGGCGATCGCCATTTCTCCAGACAGCCAAACCATTGCCACCGGCGGCCAAGATAAAACCATTAAAATCTGGCGATTCGGGATACAATGA
- the ychF gene encoding redox-regulated ATPase YchF, whose translation MLRAGIVGLPNVGKSTLFNALCENAKADAANFPFCTIEPNVGVVAVPDPRLAVLAELSKSAKIVPTRMEFVDIAGLVEGASQGEGLGNQFLANIREVDAIVHVVRCFDDDDIIHVSGSVDPVRDIEVINLELVLADMSQVEKRLERAKKQAKGKAKEAMLEVAVLEKILPVLEDGRPARQVDLDEDEEHAIKALGLLTRKPVIYATNVSEDDLAAGNEWVEQVRGVAATENAQVVVVSAQVEAELVELDAEEKADFLASLGVEEGGLQSLIRATYTLLGLRTYLTTGETETRAWTILVGMKAPQAAGVIHTDFERGFIRAETISYQDLVECGSTNAAKEKGLLRSEGKEYVVQEGDVMEFRFNV comes from the coding sequence ATGCTACGAGCCGGAATCGTCGGACTGCCCAACGTCGGAAAATCAACCCTATTTAATGCCCTCTGCGAAAATGCAAAAGCAGATGCCGCCAATTTTCCCTTTTGCACCATTGAACCCAATGTCGGTGTCGTTGCAGTTCCCGATCCCCGTCTAGCAGTATTGGCCGAGCTGTCTAAATCTGCCAAAATTGTGCCGACCCGCATGGAATTTGTTGATATTGCCGGACTCGTCGAAGGGGCGAGCCAAGGGGAAGGCCTCGGCAATCAATTTCTTGCCAATATCCGCGAAGTCGATGCCATTGTCCATGTGGTGCGCTGTTTTGACGACGACGATATTATTCACGTTTCCGGCTCCGTTGACCCCGTCCGCGACATTGAAGTGATCAACCTAGAGCTTGTTCTCGCAGACATGTCCCAAGTCGAAAAACGCCTTGAACGCGCCAAAAAGCAAGCAAAAGGAAAAGCAAAAGAAGCAATGTTAGAGGTGGCTGTCCTCGAAAAAATCCTCCCGGTTCTTGAGGATGGCAGACCTGCCCGCCAAGTGGATCTAGATGAAGATGAAGAACACGCCATTAAAGCCCTTGGTCTGTTGACGCGAAAACCTGTCATTTACGCGACAAATGTGTCAGAGGACGATTTAGCCGCAGGTAACGAGTGGGTCGAGCAAGTCCGTGGCGTTGCAGCCACAGAAAATGCCCAAGTGGTCGTGGTCTCCGCTCAAGTCGAAGCTGAACTTGTTGAATTGGATGCTGAGGAAAAGGCTGATTTTCTCGCATCTCTCGGCGTTGAAGAGGGGGGTTTACAATCTCTCATTCGTGCCACATACACTTTGCTGGGTTTAAGAACGTACCTCACCACTGGTGAAACAGAAACTAGAGCTTGGACAATTTTGGTGGGGATGAAAGCACCCCAGGCGGCTGGTGTGATTCATACGGATTTTGAGCGGGGCTTTATTCGCGCTGAAACCATTTCCTATCAAGATTTAGTGGAGTGTGGTTCGACTAATGCGGCCA